The Phaeobacter sp. A36a-5a genomic interval CTGCGCCGGGGTGATATCGCCAATATGGGATTTGCCTGCGCGGCGGATGTGCCGGTGGTGCTGGTGGGCGACATTCACCGGGGTGGTGTGATTGCACAGATCGTCGGCACCCATACGGTGCTGGAGCCGCAGGATCTGGCGCGGATCAAGGGCTTTGCCGTCAACCGGTTCCGCGGCGACCGCAGCCTGTTTGATGCCGGTCGCGATGATATCGCCGCACGCACCGGCTGGCCGTCGCTGGGGGTGATCCCCTGGTTCTGGGAGGCCTGGAAACTGCCGGCCGAGGATATGATGGACATCGCCTCGCACCGGGGGGGCGCCTGCAAGATCGTGGTGCCGCAGTTGGAGCGGATGGCGAATTTCGACGACCTCGACCCGCTGGCGGCAGAGCCCAATGTCACGGTTGAGATCGTGCCCGCCGGGCGCGCCCTGCCCGGCGACGCGGATCTGGTTCTGATCCCCGGCAGCAAATCCACCATTGGCGATCTCACCTATCTGCGGGCGCAGGGCTGGGACATTGATATCCTGGCGCATTACCGGCGCGGCGGCCATGTGATGGGGCTCTGCGGCGGCTACCAGATGCTGGGGCAGACAATTGATGATCCTGATGGTGTCGATGGCCGACCGGGCAAGGTGGCCGGGCTGGGCCTGCTGGATGTGCATACCGTGATGGCGGGCGAAAAGCGGGTGACGCTGACCGAAGCGGTGACCCGCGACGGCAATCTGCCGGTTAGCGGTTACGAGATCCACATGGGCCGCACCGATGGCGCGGATTGCGCCCGCGCCTGGCTCAGCATTGAGGGCCGTCTGGAAGGGGCCGTATCGCCGGATGGGCGCGTGCGTGGCTCATATCTGCATGGTCTGTTCAGCTCGGATGCGTTCCGGGCGTCGGTCCTATCTGGTCTGGGGCATGAGAGCGTTGCAGGCTATGACGACGGGGTCGAGGCCACGCTGGATGCGCTGGCGGCCCATCTGGAGGACTGCATGGATCTGGACGCGCTGCTGGCGCTGGCCGAACCGGTCCGGGGCGCATAGGCGCGATGAGCGCAGCTATGGTGTCGCCAGAGACGCGCGCCAGTGGATCGGTTGGGATCTGATCAGAGCAGGTTCTGGGCCGACAGGGCGCGGTGGATCTCGCGGCGCACCAGTTTGCGGACGTTGCGGGTGATCCGCTCACCCAGGGCGCCCTGCAACTCCTCGCGGACGATTTCGGAGACCAGCTCGCGCAGGGCCTGTTCATCCAGAATGCCCTCGTCGGCGCTGAACCCCGCCAGCGCCTCCAGCGCGGTGTCGGTGACAGCGGTTTCGGCCAGATCGCGGTGACCGTCGGGGGGACTGTCAGGGGCCTGCGCCGCAACTGCGCCCTCCTCCGTGATCTCTTCCGGGTCTTCGCTGACGGGCGTCTCCTGCGCCTCGCGGTGCGAGCTATCAGCCTCTATCCCCGCCTCCGGTTCTGCGATCTGATTCTCCTCCGGGGTCTCGGCCTGCGGTGCCGAAGCGGCCAGCTGAACCTCCTCAGCGGCCTCCGCGTCACTGTCCTGATCCTCCCAGGCGAGGGTCTCCAGATCGCTGCCGGCATAGGGCGTATCGCGGGAGCCATCCGGCTCCCAGAGCACGGGGCGGGCTGAGTTTGCAGCCTCCATCTCGGCCAGTTTCTGCACCACGGCGCCCACCTTCGGGTTCAGCTGGGCATGTGGTTTCACCATAACCGCTGGCGCCTCTGTCTCGGGCCGGCGTTCGGGTGCGTGTTCGGGCCTGTGCTCAGGTGCGTGGCCGGTGGTGGCGGCCGCCTGATAGAGCGTGGCAGAGGGGTCGGTCCAGGGCGCGCCGGCGCTGCGCGCAGCAGCAGCCGGTTGCGGCGCGGGCTTGGCCGCATCAGCGGCAGCCTTGGCGGCATCAGCGGCGGTTGCGGCGGCGATACCGTTGAAAAACGCCAGATCCTCATGGCCGGGATCATTGTCATGCAGCGCCAGCCCCTGCGCGATACGGTCCTGCGGCTCATCCCAGAACTCAATCGCATCAACGGCCATCAGCGCCTCGAAACGCGCCTTGCCGGATGTCGCGGCATCAGAGGCCTGCTGCGAAACCGGTGCGGTGTCCGCGTCCTCGGCATCCTGGGTAATCGGCCTGTCAGCCACGAATGTATCGGCAATCGGCGTATCGGCGATGGGCGCAAGCTTGTTCTCGGGGACGCGCAGGGCCGGAGTCAGAACCAGCCGTGTTACCGGCTGACTGCTGTTGGCGGTGTCCGCTTTCGGCTGCACGCCCGTGTCGCGGTGGATCCGCTGCGGCTGGGCGATCTGGGCGGCCAATGCCACCTCGCCCCCCTTGCCAAGCCGGGGATCAGCCGTGCGACTGTCCTCGCTCACCAGACGGCGGATCGATGACAGGACGTCTTCAATTTCAGCTTGGGTAACCGGTTCGGACATTTTTGCTTATCACTCTCGCCTCTTGAGGCTGAGTGTAGCGATCTGTCCCGGTTCAGACAACCGTGTGAATTAAGCGGTTTTTAAGGAGGCCCGCCGCTGCGGACCCCCGGTCGAGCGCTCAGCGAGGTCTCAGTTCTTGCCCAGAGCGCGCATCACGCGGTCCAGATCCTTGCTGCGCTGGCTGACATGGGCCGGCGCATCCTTGACCAGATTGTAATAGAGCGTCGGATCGTAGATTTCGACAGCCAGACCAAGGTGTTCTGCGGTCAGAAGCCCCTGCGCCTGCAACAGCGCATAGGCCGCCAGCACCTGATTGGCGCGGGACTGCACGCGGTCGGTCTGGGCGTTCAGCAGCTCCTGCTCGGCTTCGAGCACGTCGAGCGTGGTTCGCGCGCCCAGCGTTGCCTCCTCGCGGACACCGTCAAAGGCGACCCGCGCGGCGCGGACGCGCTCATTCGAGGACACCAGGCTGGCGCGCGCGGTTTCCAGTGCCACAAAGGCCGCCGATACATCCTGTGTCACGCCGCGCTGGGTGGTGATCAGGGCACCGCGTTCGGCCTGAAGACGGGCAATGCTGGCACGGCGCGCCGAGGCCAGAGAGCCGCCGGAATAGAGCCGCTGTGACAGCGTCACGCTGGCGCCGGAGGTGTCGCGCGTTCCCGGCCCGCTGGCGTCAGAGGCATGGGTGGCATTGGCTCGCAATGTGACCGATGGCCCGAGGTTGCGGGTGTTGCTCTGCGAGGCGTAATCCGCAGCCTTTACCGCGTGTTGCTGCGACAGCAGGCTGGGGTGATTGCGCATCGCGATGGCTTCTGCCGATTGCAGCGAGGCCACGCGCTGCGGCAGCGGCGGCTGGCCGGCAATCGTCCCCGGCGCATTGCCAACAGCCTGAACATAGGTCGCACGGGCATTGCGCAGGTCGCCCTGGCTTTCGATCAGGCTGGCCTGCGCGCCGGCCACGCGGCTTTCGGCCAGAGCCACATCGGTCCGGGTGACTTCGCCCACTTCAAAGCGGTCATTGGCGGCGCGCAGTTCCTCGCGCAGCAGCCGCAGGTTGTTGCTGCGCAGCGCCACGGTCTCCTGTTGCAGCAGCACGTTCACATAGGCCTGGACGGCGGCAAAAAGCACCTGCTGTTCAACGTCGAGCAAGGCCTGACGCGTCGCCAGAACGGTCTCCTGCGCGGCGAGCTGGCTGAGCCGGGAGACCCCGTTGTCAAACAGCAGCCAGCTGACATCGATGCCGGTAGACAGGGTCGAATCATGGTTGGAGCTGGCAATGGTGCCGTTGCCATTGCGCACATACTGACGCTCTGCCCGGGCAACCCAGTCGACCACCGGACGCAGGCGCGCCACTGCGGCGGCAACGTTTTCGTCCTGCGCGCGCAGCAGGGCGCGGTTCTGTTCCAGCAGGCCGCTGGTCTTGTAGGCGCCGATCATCGCATCCGAGAGATTGTCGGCAGCAGCCTGTTTCGGAGCACCCAGCAGCAGTGCCGCGCTTCCTGCGAAGACGAAGGCCTTGACCAGGTTTGCCGTCAGTTTATTGCGCATCTTAAGCCTCTTGTGATCCGGCCTACCGACGCGGCAGTACCGTTCTGCTCTCTCTGGCGCACAGGGGTCTCAGGCGCCGATCTGTCACGATCCGCCCGGACCAAGGTCAGCGCGGATCACCTGTGAACTCTCTGACGGATCAGAGAGCGAATTCTTCAACAGCCGCAAAACCGGGCAGCACCGGGGCGCCCGCATTAAAGGCCAGACGCCAGGAGATCTGGCCGCCGGTCTTATAGCCGACTTTGACCTCTCCCAGCGGACCGGACATGAAGATTGCTGCCATCCGGCCGCCATCCTTCAGCTGATCCAGCAGCGCCTCCGGCAGGGTTTCCACCCCCCCCTCGACGATCATGACATCATAGGGGCCGTGTTCTGCGGCGCCCTCGACCAGCGCACCGGTGTGCACGATCGCATTGTCGGCGCCAACGGCCGACAGCTGGCCCTGCGCTTCGCTCGCCAGGGTCTCGTCTTCCTCGACGCCGATCACCATCTGCGCCACCCGCGCGATCACCGCGGTGGAATAGCCCAGACCGCAGGCCACATCGAGCACCAGCTCATCCGGCTGCACGTCAACCGCATCCAGGATCTTGCCCAGGGTGCGCGGCTCCAGCAGCACCCGACCGGGTCCGATATCCAGATTGCCATCGGCATAAGCCGCCTCGCGCTGCGCATCGGCAACAAAGGCTTCGCGCGGCACGGCCAGCATGGCTTCGATGATCGGGAACTTGGTGACATCCGACGGGCGGATCTGCGTGTCGACCATCATGCGGCGACGTTCGGCAAAGTCAGTCATATGCTAAACTCATCTGTTCAGTCAGTTGCTGTGGTTGTGCCACATCCGGGACATGGCGGCAACGGGCGGGCGCGCATTTCTGCTGCGTTGTGGCGGGTGAGACGCCTATTTCTTTTTCACGAATTTGGTCAGGATGACGATGCGCTGCCCCTCGACCCGGCCTTCGATATGTTCGGGGTTGTCGGCAACAAGGGAGATATTGCGCACGGCGGTGCCACGTTTGGCGGTAAAGCCTGCGCCCTTCACCGGCAGATCCTTGATCAGCACCACGCTGTCGCCGTGGGCCAGCGGCGCGCCATTGCTGTCGCGGTGGGCGCCGGGCTGAGGTGCCGCATCGACCCAGGCGCGCGTGTCCTCGTCAAGCCAGAGCTGATCGGAGAGATCCCGCGCCCAGTCCTGATCCGACAACCGCGCCAGCAGACGGGCCGCCAGCACCTGAACCGCAGGCGTTTCTGACCACATCGCCGAGGACAGGCAGCGCATATGTGCCGGATCCGGATCGCCCGTCACCTGCGCAGCGCAGGTCTGGCAGATGGCAACCTCGCCCAGCTGGCCCTCGGGGGCGCCAGCGACCTCATGGGTGACAAGCGGCGTTTCGGCGGCACATAGGGCGCAGGACATCGGCAAAGCTCCTTCAGGACAGGGTTGCCCCTGCTTTAGGCGAGCGGACCGACAAAGAAAACCGCGAAAGAAAAGCGCCCGCGTGGAGGCGCGGGCGAGTTGGGATGCAGCACGGAGACCTGCTGCGGGTCCACAGGGGAACGGGGGTACTCGTAAACGCAAACTTGCGGAGGCGGGGGAATGCGGGCTCGGTTGGAGGTACCCGGCCTGCATTTCCGGCCTGCATCTCCGGCCTGTATCGCCGGCGCGGGCGGCTAGCCT includes:
- a CDS encoding PhnA domain-containing protein, whose product is MSCALCAAETPLVTHEVAGAPEGQLGEVAICQTCAAQVTGDPDPAHMRCLSSAMWSETPAVQVLAARLLARLSDQDWARDLSDQLWLDEDTRAWVDAAPQPGAHRDSNGAPLAHGDSVVLIKDLPVKGAGFTAKRGTAVRNISLVADNPEHIEGRVEGQRIVILTKFVKKK
- a CDS encoding cobyric acid synthase; this encodes MTARAIMIQGTGSNVGKSMIVAGLARAFVRRGLSVAPFKPQNMSNNAAVTPEGGEIGRAQALQARAAMRPPHTDMNPVLLKPETETGAQVIVQGKRRGTQAAGSFMRDKTGLLEAALESFRRLAADVDLVLIEGAGSPAETNLRRGDIANMGFACAADVPVVLVGDIHRGGVIAQIVGTHTVLEPQDLARIKGFAVNRFRGDRSLFDAGRDDIAARTGWPSLGVIPWFWEAWKLPAEDMMDIASHRGGACKIVVPQLERMANFDDLDPLAAEPNVTVEIVPAGRALPGDADLVLIPGSKSTIGDLTYLRAQGWDIDILAHYRRGGHVMGLCGGYQMLGQTIDDPDGVDGRPGKVAGLGLLDVHTVMAGEKRVTLTEAVTRDGNLPVSGYEIHMGRTDGADCARAWLSIEGRLEGAVSPDGRVRGSYLHGLFSSDAFRASVLSGLGHESVAGYDDGVEATLDALAAHLEDCMDLDALLALAEPVRGA
- a CDS encoding protein-L-isoaspartate O-methyltransferase family protein, encoding MTDFAERRRMMVDTQIRPSDVTKFPIIEAMLAVPREAFVADAQREAAYADGNLDIGPGRVLLEPRTLGKILDAVDVQPDELVLDVACGLGYSTAVIARVAQMVIGVEEDETLASEAQGQLSAVGADNAIVHTGALVEGAAEHGPYDVMIVEGGVETLPEALLDQLKDGGRMAAIFMSGPLGEVKVGYKTGGQISWRLAFNAGAPVLPGFAAVEEFAL
- a CDS encoding TolC family outer membrane protein, with amino-acid sequence MRNKLTANLVKAFVFAGSAALLLGAPKQAAADNLSDAMIGAYKTSGLLEQNRALLRAQDENVAAAVARLRPVVDWVARAERQYVRNGNGTIASSNHDSTLSTGIDVSWLLFDNGVSRLSQLAAQETVLATRQALLDVEQQVLFAAVQAYVNVLLQQETVALRSNNLRLLREELRAANDRFEVGEVTRTDVALAESRVAGAQASLIESQGDLRNARATYVQAVGNAPGTIAGQPPLPQRVASLQSAEAIAMRNHPSLLSQQHAVKAADYASQSNTRNLGPSVTLRANATHASDASGPGTRDTSGASVTLSQRLYSGGSLASARRASIARLQAERGALITTQRGVTQDVSAAFVALETARASLVSSNERVRAARVAFDGVREEATLGARTTLDVLEAEQELLNAQTDRVQSRANQVLAAYALLQAQGLLTAEHLGLAVEIYDPTLYYNLVKDAPAHVSQRSKDLDRVMRALGKN